A genomic region of Meiothermus cerbereus DSM 11376 contains the following coding sequences:
- the gcvP gene encoding aminomethyl-transferring glycine dehydrogenase: protein MTQRKPQSTDFSRRHIGPTPADIEQMLQAVGVSSLDELIEQTVPASIREAAPLNIGPGLSESEMLERMRAIASKNQVFTSLIGQGYYGTILPPVIQRNLLENPAWYTAYTPYQPEISQGRLEALLNFQTMIADLTGLDIANASLLDEATAAAEAMAVAHRVCKEPRIAFFADKNLHPQTLAVLQTRAEPLGWQLVVGDLETDLNPEGLFGAIFQYPDTLGNIRDLRPYIEKVKAAGGLAVVAADLLALTLLTPPGELGADIAVGSAQRFGVPMGYGGPHAGYMAVKDALKRAIPGRLVGVSIDSRGNRAYRLTLQTREQHIRREKATSNICTAQVLLAVIASMYAVYHGPDGLREIAQSVHDKTAVLAAGLKRLGFEPVNPHFFDTLTIRAEGQLEEILAKARSRRINLRKVDEAHIGIALDETTTPAVIEAVWQAFGGEFKYEDFAPENHLPAALRRTSPYLTHPVFNRYHSETELMRYMRKLADRDLALDRAMIPLGSCTMKLNAAAEMMPISWPEFANLHPFAPAEQAQGYHELFETLSRWLCEITGYDAISLQPNSGAQGEYAGLLAIRAYHRSRGEGQRKVCLIPSSAHGTNPASAQMAGMEVVVVACDEQGYVDLSDLEAKAKQHADKLAAVMVTYPSTHGVFEEKIRELCEIVHRYGGQVYLDGANLNAQVGLAKPGHYGADVSHLNLHKTFAIPHGGGGPGMGPIGVKAHLAPFLPGHPALDGGTAPVGPVAAAPYGSASILPISFAYIWMMGSEGLKRATEVAILNANYIASRLEPYFPVLYKNEKGLVAHECILDPRAFKTRCDITAEDIAKRLIDYGFHAPTMSFPVPGTLMVEPTESESKHELDRFIAAMIAIRQEIAQIERGELTADESPLRHAPHTVLDIADEHWNRKYTRAQGCFPAGQQAMDKYWSPVNRVDNVYGDRNIVCSCPPMEAYAQATDSPGLQKETHSA from the coding sequence ATGACCCAACGTAAACCCCAGTCCACCGACTTTTCCCGCCGCCACATTGGCCCCACCCCTGCCGATATCGAGCAGATGCTTCAGGCGGTGGGGGTTTCATCTCTAGATGAACTCATCGAGCAAACCGTGCCGGCCTCCATTCGCGAGGCCGCGCCCCTGAACATCGGTCCGGGTCTGAGCGAAAGCGAGATGCTCGAACGCATGCGGGCCATTGCCAGTAAGAACCAGGTTTTCACTTCGCTGATTGGGCAGGGCTACTACGGTACCATCCTGCCCCCCGTAATCCAGCGGAACCTGTTGGAAAACCCTGCCTGGTACACCGCCTACACCCCTTACCAGCCTGAGATTAGCCAGGGCCGCCTGGAAGCTTTGCTCAACTTCCAGACCATGATCGCCGACCTCACCGGGCTGGACATCGCCAATGCCTCGTTGCTGGACGAAGCCACCGCAGCGGCCGAGGCCATGGCGGTAGCGCATCGGGTCTGCAAAGAGCCCCGCATCGCGTTTTTTGCCGATAAGAACCTTCACCCCCAGACCCTGGCGGTGCTGCAAACCCGGGCCGAGCCCCTGGGCTGGCAGCTGGTGGTGGGAGACCTCGAGACCGATCTGAACCCTGAGGGGCTGTTTGGTGCCATTTTTCAGTATCCCGACACCCTGGGCAACATCCGCGACCTGCGGCCCTACATCGAAAAAGTAAAGGCCGCGGGTGGGTTGGCGGTGGTGGCCGCCGACCTTCTGGCCCTTACCTTGCTCACCCCTCCTGGCGAGCTGGGGGCCGATATTGCGGTGGGTTCGGCCCAGCGCTTTGGGGTACCGATGGGCTATGGTGGGCCCCACGCGGGTTACATGGCGGTTAAGGACGCACTTAAGCGGGCCATACCGGGGCGGTTGGTGGGGGTTTCGATCGACTCGAGGGGCAACCGGGCCTACCGCCTGACCCTTCAGACCCGCGAGCAGCACATCCGCCGGGAAAAAGCCACCTCCAACATCTGCACCGCGCAGGTCTTGCTGGCGGTTATCGCCTCGATGTACGCGGTCTATCACGGGCCAGACGGGCTGCGTGAAATTGCCCAGAGCGTACACGACAAAACCGCAGTGCTGGCGGCAGGGCTAAAGCGCCTGGGCTTTGAGCCGGTCAACCCACACTTCTTCGATACCCTCACCATTCGGGCGGAAGGCCAGCTCGAGGAGATTCTGGCCAAAGCCCGCAGCCGCCGCATCAACCTGCGTAAAGTGGACGAGGCCCATATCGGCATCGCCCTCGACGAGACCACCACCCCCGCCGTCATCGAGGCGGTCTGGCAGGCCTTTGGGGGCGAGTTCAAATACGAAGACTTTGCCCCGGAAAACCATCTGCCTGCGGCCTTGCGGCGCACCAGCCCCTACCTGACCCACCCGGTTTTCAATCGCTACCACTCCGAGACCGAACTGATGCGCTACATGCGTAAGCTGGCCGACCGCGACCTGGCCTTAGATCGGGCCATGATCCCCCTGGGCTCCTGCACCATGAAGCTCAACGCCGCCGCCGAGATGATGCCCATTAGCTGGCCCGAGTTTGCCAACCTGCACCCCTTTGCACCCGCCGAGCAGGCCCAGGGCTACCACGAGCTTTTCGAGACTTTGAGCCGCTGGCTCTGTGAAATTACCGGCTACGACGCCATCTCGCTACAGCCCAACTCGGGCGCCCAGGGCGAGTATGCTGGACTGCTGGCAATCCGGGCTTACCACCGCTCGAGAGGGGAGGGGCAGCGCAAGGTCTGCCTAATTCCTTCCTCGGCCCATGGCACCAACCCGGCCTCGGCGCAGATGGCCGGCATGGAGGTGGTGGTGGTGGCCTGCGACGAGCAGGGCTATGTGGATTTGAGCGACCTCGAGGCCAAAGCCAAGCAGCACGCCGATAAACTGGCGGCGGTGATGGTTACCTACCCCTCGACCCACGGGGTGTTCGAGGAAAAAATTCGTGAGCTGTGCGAGATTGTGCACCGCTACGGGGGCCAGGTCTACCTGGACGGCGCCAACTTAAACGCCCAGGTGGGGCTGGCCAAACCCGGCCACTACGGGGCCGATGTCTCGCACCTCAACCTGCACAAGACCTTTGCCATTCCCCACGGCGGGGGTGGCCCCGGGATGGGCCCCATTGGGGTCAAGGCTCACCTGGCCCCCTTCCTGCCTGGGCACCCTGCGCTTGACGGTGGAACTGCTCCGGTGGGGCCGGTGGCGGCAGCCCCCTATGGCTCGGCCTCGATTCTCCCCATTTCCTTCGCCTACATCTGGATGATGGGTAGCGAGGGGCTCAAGCGGGCCACCGAAGTGGCCATTCTGAACGCCAACTATATTGCTAGTCGGCTCGAGCCCTACTTCCCGGTGCTCTACAAAAACGAAAAAGGCCTGGTGGCCCATGAGTGCATCCTCGACCCCAGGGCCTTCAAAACCCGCTGCGATATCACCGCGGAGGACATCGCCAAACGCCTGATCGACTATGGCTTCCACGCCCCTACCATGAGCTTCCCGGTGCCCGGCACCCTCATGGTCGAGCCGACCGAGTCGGAGTCGAAGCACGAGCTCGACCGCTTTATTGCCGCCATGATTGCCATCCGTCAGGAAATTGCGCAAATCGAGCGCGGCGAACTTACCGCAGACGAAAGCCCCTTGCGCCATGCTCCCCACACCGTGCTGGACATTGCCGATGAGCACTGGAACCGCAAGTACACAAGGGCCCAGGGCTGCTTCCCTGCGGGCCAGCAGGCTATGGACAAGTACTGGAGCCCGGTAAACCGTGTGGACAACGTCTATGGTGACCGCAACATCGTCTGCTCGTGCCCACCGATGGAAGCGTACGCTCAGGCTACCGATTCGCCGGGACTGCAGAAAGAGACACATAGCGCCTGA
- the gcvT gene encoding glycine cleavage system aminomethyltransferase GcvT has protein sequence MKTTPLHQAHLAQGARMVPFAGYEMPIQYTSITSEHLAVRGLVGMFDVSHMGEFWIRGPDALEFLQYATLNDVSKLKEGRAQYSMLPNARGGVVDDIYLYRTGAQEYLMVVNAANIEKDWGHLQRLAEGFAVELKNASDLFALIAVQGPNAVAVMQKLTDTDLASRKKNDTFMGKLAGKWVRFARTGYTGEDGYEVFIAPEDAQVVWEALLAAGVTPCGLGARDTLRLEAGFPLYGHELTDETNPRCTPFSWVVKDQKEFFGKSALLQGVCERRLVGLLVEGGIPREGYRVLKEGSEVGLLTSGTHSPLLKKGIGMAYVQSDLAQVGTLLEVEIRGRTVPATVVEMPFWKRQPGTQ, from the coding sequence ATGAAAACCACTCCACTACATCAAGCCCACCTGGCGCAAGGAGCCCGGATGGTGCCTTTTGCGGGCTACGAGATGCCCATCCAGTACACCTCCATCACCTCGGAGCACCTGGCGGTGCGGGGACTGGTGGGTATGTTTGATGTGAGCCATATGGGCGAGTTCTGGATACGTGGGCCGGATGCGCTCGAGTTTTTGCAGTACGCCACCCTGAACGATGTCTCCAAGCTTAAGGAAGGACGGGCCCAGTACTCCATGCTGCCCAATGCGCGGGGGGGCGTGGTGGACGACATTTATCTTTATCGAACCGGCGCACAAGAGTATTTGATGGTGGTGAACGCAGCCAACATCGAGAAAGACTGGGGCCACCTCCAGCGGCTGGCGGAGGGCTTTGCAGTAGAGCTAAAGAACGCCTCCGATCTATTTGCCCTGATCGCTGTGCAGGGCCCCAACGCGGTGGCCGTAATGCAAAAACTCACCGATACCGACCTGGCCTCGCGCAAAAAGAACGATACCTTCATGGGTAAGCTGGCAGGTAAATGGGTGCGCTTTGCCCGGACAGGCTACACCGGAGAGGATGGCTACGAGGTGTTTATCGCCCCTGAGGATGCCCAGGTAGTTTGGGAGGCTTTGCTGGCTGCTGGGGTAACCCCCTGTGGCCTGGGGGCACGCGATACCTTGCGGCTCGAGGCCGGATTTCCCCTCTACGGCCACGAGTTAACCGATGAGACCAACCCCCGGTGTACCCCCTTTAGCTGGGTGGTCAAAGACCAGAAGGAGTTTTTCGGTAAAAGCGCTTTGCTCCAGGGCGTATGTGAGCGCCGACTGGTGGGCTTGCTGGTCGAAGGGGGCATTCCCCGCGAGGGCTACCGGGTGCTGAAAGAAGGAAGCGAGGTGGGCCTGCTGACCTCGGGAACCCACTCACCCCTTTTGAAAAAGGGAATCGGGATGGCTTACGTGCAGTCCGATTTAGCCCAGGTAGGCACGCTACTAGAAGTTGAAATTCGTGGCAGGACAGTGCCGGCTACAGTGGTTGAGATGCCCTTCTGGAAGCGCCAGCCAGGAACCCAGTAA
- a CDS encoding O-acetylhomoserine aminocarboxypropyltransferase/cysteine synthase family protein gives MSQKHRFETLQLHAGYSPDPTTGARQVPIYATTSYQFKDTDHAARLFGLQEFGNIYTRIMNPTTDVLEKRIAALEGGVAALATSSGHAAQFLAITNIAQAGDNFVSTPNLYGGSINQFKVTLPRLGIESRFTDSAESVEDFIRLTDEKTRFWYLESLGNPALNIPDFELIAQAAQERGIALIVDNTFGHGGYLFRPLEWGANIVTHSGTKWIGGHGAAIAGLIVDGGNFDWDNGRYPLITEPQPGYHGLELHKALGNLAFIIKARIDGLRDQGQCLGPFEAFLLLLGLETLSLRSERHVENTLALAHWLREQDEVAWVNYPGLDDHPSHAKAQKYFKGKPGSVLTFGLKGGFEAAKRFINSLELVSHLANVGDTRTLAIHPASTTHSQLSPEEQLRAGVNPELVRISVGLEAIDDIKADIKQALRAKVGA, from the coding sequence ATGTCACAAAAACACCGCTTCGAGACCCTTCAACTGCATGCTGGCTATAGCCCCGACCCCACTACCGGAGCCCGCCAGGTGCCCATCTACGCCACGACCTCGTACCAGTTTAAGGATACTGACCACGCGGCCCGGCTCTTTGGGTTGCAGGAGTTTGGCAACATCTACACCCGCATCATGAACCCCACCACCGATGTGCTGGAAAAGCGCATTGCTGCCCTCGAGGGGGGTGTGGCCGCCCTGGCTACCAGCTCGGGCCATGCGGCGCAATTTCTGGCCATTACCAACATCGCCCAGGCTGGCGACAACTTTGTTTCTACCCCGAACCTGTACGGTGGCAGCATCAACCAGTTCAAAGTTACGCTACCGCGGCTGGGCATCGAGAGCCGTTTTACCGACAGCGCCGAAAGCGTAGAGGACTTTATCCGCCTGACCGACGAAAAAACCCGCTTCTGGTACCTGGAGTCGCTGGGCAACCCAGCCCTGAATATCCCCGACTTCGAGCTCATCGCCCAGGCTGCCCAGGAGCGGGGTATTGCCCTTATTGTGGATAACACCTTTGGGCACGGGGGCTACCTCTTCCGCCCGCTGGAGTGGGGCGCCAACATCGTGACCCACTCTGGAACCAAGTGGATTGGGGGACATGGGGCCGCCATTGCGGGCCTGATTGTGGATGGGGGCAACTTCGACTGGGACAACGGGCGGTATCCGCTAATCACTGAACCCCAGCCCGGCTACCACGGCCTCGAGCTCCACAAAGCCCTGGGAAACCTGGCCTTTATTATCAAGGCCCGCATCGATGGCCTGCGTGACCAGGGGCAGTGCCTGGGGCCCTTCGAGGCTTTCTTGCTGCTGCTGGGCCTCGAGACCCTCTCACTGCGCTCCGAACGGCACGTAGAAAATACCCTGGCCCTGGCCCACTGGCTGCGCGAACAGGACGAGGTGGCCTGGGTTAATTACCCTGGCCTAGACGATCACCCCAGCCACGCCAAGGCGCAAAAGTACTTCAAAGGCAAACCCGGCTCGGTGCTCACCTTTGGCCTCAAGGGAGGCTTCGAAGCAGCCAAGCGCTTTATTAACAGCCTCGAGCTGGTCTCGCACCTGGCCAATGTCGGGGATACCCGCACCCTGGCCATCCACCCGGCCTCTACCACGCACTCCCAGCTATCGCCAGAGGAACAACTTCGGGCAGGGGTAAACCCCGAACTGGTACGAATCAGCGTGGGCCTGGAAGCCATTGACGACATCAAAGCCGACATCAAGCAAGCCCTCCGTGCAAAGGTTGGGGCCTGA
- the gcvH gene encoding glycine cleavage system protein GcvH, translating to MNYPSELKYTKTHEWVRLEGDVAVVGITDFAQDALGDVVFVDLPQVGKKVEAAAAVAVVESVKTASDIYAPLSGEIIEVNSALSDKPELINQSPYGEGWLFKMKVNPESANGLLSAAEYQAVAESQ from the coding sequence ATGAACTATCCTTCTGAGCTCAAGTACACCAAGACGCATGAATGGGTTCGCCTCGAGGGCGACGTAGCCGTGGTGGGCATCACCGACTTTGCCCAGGATGCCCTTGGGGATGTGGTTTTTGTGGATCTGCCACAGGTGGGCAAGAAGGTAGAAGCCGCTGCAGCGGTGGCGGTGGTGGAGTCGGTCAAGACGGCTTCCGACATCTATGCGCCACTGAGCGGCGAAATCATTGAAGTTAATAGCGCCCTGTCGGATAAGCCCGAGCTGATTAATCAGTCGCCCTACGGCGAGGGCTGGTTGTTCAAAATGAAAGTTAACCCAGAAAGCGCCAATGGGCTTTTGTCGGCGGCGGAGTATCAGGCTGTAGCTGAAAGCCAGTAA
- the metX gene encoding homoserine O-acetyltransferase MetX — MTELLIQEAWGDHEALLIKPPKSRGRVPPPVPAQALVAGGFHLEYGGTLPELRMRYETYGQLNLERSNAVLVFHAWTGSAHLAGTYSKETLSSLPRLDQAFGPDGWWDELAGPGRMLDTEKYFVICANHIGSCYGSTGPLSLNPATGRPYGPEFPRLTVRDLARAQAKLLDFLGIEKVTLLGGSLGGMVAMEFALLYPQRVHKMVVLAAPAVHGPWARAFNRLSREAVLADPGYRGGYYTEQPLGLQLGRAIAMLSFRSPDSFRLRWQQHPERGESYVLYQGEKFAKRFDANAYLVLSEAMDTHDVGRGRGGLEAALNRLKGIPSLFVGIDTDVLYTAQEVREMAALSGAMYREIHSPHGHDAFLIETDQVERILGDFL; from the coding sequence ATGACCGAACTGCTGATTCAAGAGGCCTGGGGCGATCACGAGGCCCTGCTCATCAAGCCCCCCAAGAGCCGGGGCCGGGTACCGCCTCCGGTACCGGCCCAGGCCCTGGTAGCGGGCGGGTTTCACCTCGAGTACGGCGGTACCTTGCCCGAGCTGCGCATGCGCTACGAAACCTATGGTCAGCTCAACCTCGAGCGCAGCAATGCGGTACTGGTTTTCCACGCCTGGACGGGCTCTGCCCACCTGGCCGGAACCTATAGCAAAGAAACCCTCAGCAGCCTGCCCAGGCTCGACCAGGCCTTCGGGCCGGATGGCTGGTGGGACGAGCTGGCTGGGCCGGGCCGGATGCTGGATACGGAGAAGTATTTTGTCATCTGCGCCAACCACATTGGCAGTTGCTACGGCTCTACCGGCCCCCTTTCGCTCAACCCGGCCACGGGTCGGCCCTATGGGCCGGAATTTCCCAGGCTCACCGTGCGCGACCTGGCTCGAGCCCAGGCCAAGCTCCTGGACTTCCTGGGCATCGAAAAGGTGACCTTGCTGGGGGGCAGCCTGGGCGGGATGGTAGCGATGGAGTTCGCCCTCTTGTACCCACAGCGGGTGCACAAGATGGTGGTGCTGGCCGCGCCCGCAGTGCATGGCCCCTGGGCCCGGGCTTTCAACCGCCTCTCGCGCGAAGCGGTGCTGGCCGACCCTGGCTACCGGGGTGGCTACTACACCGAACAACCCCTGGGGCTTCAACTGGGCCGGGCCATCGCGATGCTTTCCTTCCGCTCACCCGACTCCTTCCGCCTGCGCTGGCAACAGCACCCGGAGCGGGGCGAGAGTTATGTGCTGTACCAGGGAGAAAAATTTGCCAAGCGCTTTGACGCCAACGCCTACCTTGTCCTCTCGGAGGCCATGGATACCCACGATGTGGGCCGCGGGCGCGGAGGCCTCGAGGCCGCACTGAACCGCCTCAAGGGCATCCCCAGCCTGTTTGTGGGCATCGACACCGACGTGCTATACACCGCCCAGGAGGTTCGTGAAATGGCCGCTTTGAGCGGCGCCATGTACCGCGAGATTCATAGCCCGCACGGCCACGACGCCTTTCTGATTGAAACCGACCAGGTTGAGCGTATTCTGGGGGATTTCCTGTAG